The proteins below are encoded in one region of Zavarzinella sp.:
- a CDS encoding class I SAM-dependent methyltransferase: MKCRHCGQPLQHSFLDLGTAPPSNAYLRADQLHVGEVWLPLRLLVCHHCWLVQTEDMATPETFFTPDYAYFSSTSTSWLAHARQYAHEMVERFQLNHQSQFVEAASNDGYLLQFFQERDIPCYGIEPTHATAQVAISKGLETIEEFLTADFARKLVAQRGEVDLFAGNNVFAHVPDINDFAESIRILLKPTGVATLEFPHLYNMVRYCQFDTAYHEHFSYLSLLAVRSIVEKQGLQLFDVQELSTHGGSLRVYLQRTDSTPHMVSNRVGELLHREGTAGMNTLQYYQSFQTAAEQVKYGLLQFLLDCKRQGKTVAAYGAAAKGNTLLNFAGVRPDLLEFVCDAAPSKQHRFMPGSRIPIYPPEQLQHHKPDYVVILPWNLADEISQQWQIIRTWGGQWVTAVPEMKIF; the protein is encoded by the coding sequence ATGAAGTGCCGTCACTGTGGGCAACCACTGCAGCATTCATTTCTGGATTTAGGAACCGCCCCACCTTCCAATGCGTATTTGCGTGCCGATCAACTTCATGTGGGAGAAGTCTGGCTGCCGTTACGGTTGCTGGTGTGCCACCATTGCTGGCTGGTGCAAACGGAAGATATGGCCACGCCGGAAACGTTTTTTACGCCGGATTACGCCTATTTCAGTTCTACTTCGACAAGCTGGCTGGCCCACGCGCGTCAATATGCCCACGAAATGGTGGAACGATTTCAATTGAACCACCAGAGCCAGTTTGTGGAAGCGGCCTCGAACGATGGCTATCTGCTGCAGTTCTTTCAGGAGCGTGACATTCCGTGCTACGGCATTGAACCGACGCACGCTACTGCGCAAGTGGCTATCAGCAAAGGACTTGAGACAATTGAAGAGTTTCTGACCGCCGATTTTGCCCGCAAATTGGTCGCCCAGCGTGGGGAAGTCGATCTGTTTGCTGGCAATAATGTCTTTGCCCACGTGCCAGATATCAATGATTTCGCCGAAAGCATTCGGATTCTGCTGAAGCCCACTGGGGTGGCGACATTAGAATTTCCTCATCTTTACAATATGGTGCGGTACTGTCAGTTTGATACCGCTTACCACGAACATTTTTCTTATTTGTCGCTGCTGGCTGTGCGATCGATCGTTGAAAAGCAAGGTTTGCAACTGTTTGATGTGCAGGAACTTAGTACACACGGTGGGAGCCTGCGTGTATACCTTCAACGCACTGATTCAACTCCCCACATGGTGAGTAATCGGGTGGGAGAACTTCTGCACCGCGAAGGGACCGCAGGAATGAATACATTGCAATATTACCAATCATTCCAGACGGCGGCAGAGCAGGTCAAATACGGGTTATTGCAGTTTCTACTTGATTGCAAGCGTCAGGGCAAAACCGTTGCTGCCTACGGTGCGGCAGCAAAAGGAAACACGTTGCTCAATTTTGCGGGTGTGCGGCCGGATTTGCTGGAGTTTGTGTGCGACGCGGCACCTTCGAAACAGCACCGATTCATGCCGGGCAGCCGAATTCCAATTTATCCACCGGAGCAGTTGCAGCACCACAAGCCCGATTATGTGGTGATTTTACCGTGGAATCTGGCAGATGAAATCAGTCAGCAGTGGCAAATCATCCGCACGTGGGGTGGTCAATGGGTCACTGCAGTGCCAGAAATGAAGATTTTTTAA
- a CDS encoding DUF3488 and transglutaminase-like domain-containing protein produces the protein MPLLRTFRTGMYLTLMLAVFAIMVSGSDLLIDIPVACIISMILLGIAYFMEGRFELSLKNANIVGFVLFGLLGLWALWQLTLRPPTGLGEILPWPASYLPFVAPVLVLLLPMKMFRPKHMGDYWAMFGLSMLTVALACAMAQDGIFLLVVLIYLFVLVGSLRSFHLLREAGVESAAEIRSSGQKISMVGSVAKSFGLALLVAVPLFWLTPRAPNSWQLGMNTRGQMTTGITDGPVNLNSTGSVSLNRDPVFEVTVQDRQGNPISDLPPDMRWRVSELSKYDDGTWQPARIPTINIIDRVHNPTPDLDKPQPATLADLGPNSRVLTFNMLTEDETPYPLASPVYWVPGQPSPVGGVRLNRFSNWIQAQDGSFRGPVRTFSQSTKNYKQSWVYQPSALSTPFRFDINSRFNMFLTIPNSLKELKPFTINLLEKLAQEGKLSAGTVSRIRERPNPEDWLEISSALSTYLSTAGDYRYTLDLTRTDRKIDPIMDFLLNSKSGHCQRFASSLALMVRSIGIPSRVVMGYLGCEEKAPGRYEVRGEHAHAWVEILVPYRGDAKFLPLHPQYANLRDREGRPVQYPPFAWATLEPTPGGDAGNPQTQSGGFLAQTRRAGEELLQMLVLTYDRESRTKAWGEFRTWVVDKSGWVVLAAIAAIIYGLYFVQFRRRQKLKHRYPKLPNYVLEMAKILRSANVEIEPGETWHEFAVRAQLLLQPNFTAEVASLPLRVVEYYYRNRFGDLPGDPALEATLINELAAFRRLL, from the coding sequence ATGCCGTTACTTCGAACCTTTCGCACAGGTATGTATCTTACCCTGATGCTGGCAGTGTTTGCAATCATGGTATCAGGGTCGGACCTGCTGATTGATATACCAGTGGCCTGCATCATTTCGATGATACTGCTCGGAATTGCTTATTTCATGGAAGGTCGTTTCGAACTCAGCCTGAAAAATGCCAATATTGTGGGCTTTGTTTTGTTTGGACTGCTCGGATTGTGGGCATTATGGCAACTGACCTTACGCCCACCCACCGGTCTTGGCGAAATTCTCCCCTGGCCCGCCAGCTATCTGCCATTTGTCGCACCTGTACTGGTGCTGTTGCTGCCAATGAAAATGTTTCGTCCCAAGCACATGGGCGACTACTGGGCGATGTTTGGGCTGAGCATGCTGACGGTGGCATTAGCCTGTGCGATGGCCCAGGATGGCATTTTCCTGCTGGTGGTACTGATCTACCTGTTCGTACTGGTCGGTTCGTTACGCTCTTTCCACCTGTTACGTGAAGCAGGTGTCGAATCAGCAGCCGAAATTCGCAGCAGTGGGCAGAAAATCAGCATGGTAGGTTCCGTGGCCAAATCGTTTGGGCTGGCGCTGCTGGTGGCGGTCCCCTTGTTCTGGCTGACCCCACGAGCACCCAATAGCTGGCAACTGGGAATGAATACCCGTGGCCAGATGACAACAGGCATCACAGATGGGCCAGTGAATCTGAACAGCACTGGCTCTGTATCGTTGAACCGCGACCCGGTCTTCGAAGTGACGGTGCAGGACAGGCAGGGCAATCCCATTTCGGACCTGCCACCGGACATGCGCTGGCGAGTTTCAGAGCTAAGCAAATATGATGATGGTACCTGGCAACCCGCCCGGATACCCACAATCAACATCATTGATCGGGTGCACAACCCCACACCTGATCTGGATAAACCTCAACCTGCAACATTAGCTGATCTCGGCCCGAATTCCCGCGTGTTGACATTTAATATGCTGACCGAAGATGAAACCCCATACCCACTGGCAAGTCCGGTGTACTGGGTTCCCGGCCAGCCAAGCCCAGTGGGTGGGGTTCGGCTGAATCGCTTTTCCAACTGGATTCAGGCACAGGACGGTTCTTTTCGTGGCCCCGTACGCACATTCAGTCAATCGACCAAAAACTATAAGCAATCGTGGGTTTACCAGCCGTCCGCATTGAGCACCCCCTTCCGATTCGATATCAACTCACGGTTCAACATGTTCCTGACGATTCCGAATTCGCTTAAAGAGTTGAAGCCATTCACCATCAATCTTCTGGAAAAACTTGCTCAGGAGGGAAAACTGTCGGCTGGCACTGTCAGTCGCATCCGCGAACGACCGAACCCTGAAGACTGGCTGGAAATATCATCTGCGCTTAGCACATACCTGTCCACAGCGGGAGATTATCGTTACACCCTCGATCTGACTCGTACAGACAGGAAGATTGATCCGATCATGGACTTTCTGCTCAATTCCAAGTCTGGCCATTGCCAGCGGTTCGCATCATCCCTTGCCCTGATGGTGCGATCAATTGGTATTCCCAGCAGAGTCGTCATGGGTTACCTGGGATGTGAAGAAAAAGCTCCCGGTCGATACGAAGTTCGTGGCGAACATGCCCACGCCTGGGTGGAAATCCTGGTGCCTTATCGTGGGGATGCAAAATTTCTGCCGTTACACCCACAGTATGCCAATTTGCGTGATCGCGAAGGCCGCCCGGTGCAATACCCTCCCTTCGCATGGGCAACGCTTGAACCCACACCAGGTGGGGATGCAGGCAACCCTCAAACGCAATCAGGTGGATTTCTGGCACAGACACGGCGTGCAGGTGAAGAATTGCTGCAGATGCTGGTGCTGACCTATGATCGGGAATCCCGCACCAAGGCGTGGGGCGAGTTCCGTACCTGGGTGGTGGACAAATCGGGCTGGGTGGTGCTTGCAGCGATTGCCGCCATCATTTATGGACTTTATTTTGTTCAGTTTCGCCGCCGACAAAAACTCAAACACCGTTATCCCAAACTGCCAAACTATGTGCTGGAAATGGCAAAAATCCTGCGATCCGCCAATGTCGAAATCGAACCCGGGGAAACCTGGCATGAGTTCGCGGTGCGGGCACAACTCCTGTTGCAACCGAATTTTACGGCCGAAGTTGCATCACTTCCCCTGCGGGTGGTAGAATACTACTACCGGAACCGCTTTGGCGACCTGCCCGGTGATCCTGCACTGGAAGCCACCCTGATCAACGAATTGGCTGCTTTCCGTCGACTTCTTTGA
- a CDS encoding CoA-binding protein, with product MPSIAVIGASNDRTKFGNKCVRAYLQVGYDVYPVHPRETTVEGQACFSSIENVPTERLDRVSVYLPPSVGVKVMEQIATKTVGEVWLNPGADGPEVVARGLELGLNVVAACSIVDVGISPSELPE from the coding sequence ATGCCTTCCATCGCTGTCATTGGTGCGAGCAATGATCGGACAAAATTTGGCAACAAATGCGTAAGAGCTTACCTGCAAGTGGGTTACGATGTTTATCCGGTGCACCCACGTGAAACCACGGTGGAAGGGCAGGCGTGCTTTTCTTCGATAGAAAATGTGCCCACCGAGCGACTGGATCGTGTCAGTGTTTACCTCCCACCCAGCGTGGGGGTGAAAGTAATGGAGCAGATTGCCACCAAAACCGTGGGGGAAGTCTGGCTGAACCCAGGGGCGGATGGCCCCGAAGTGGTCGCACGTGGTCTGGAACTGGGCCTGAATGTTGTTGCCGCCTGCAGCATTGTCGATGTGGGGATCAGCCCAAGCGAACTCCCCGAGTGA
- the rimI gene encoding ribosomal protein S18-alanine N-acetyltransferase yields MDGCLATTDQGGIRIMSTVREQQERLRVHIRWMIRRDMLEVLQTEQASFASPWTEEDFLHSLRQRNCIGMVAEYNDRVVGFMIYELHKSRLHILNFAVHPDFRRHGIGTQMVMKLAGKLSTHRRTRITLLVRESNLAGQQFFRAEGFMACRVIRGHFEDTCEDAYQMEYSLEREAQVGGLYHPHNRIAQYEES; encoded by the coding sequence GTGGACGGTTGCCTGGCAACCACGGATCAGGGAGGAATCCGAATAATGAGTACAGTACGTGAACAGCAGGAGCGTCTTCGCGTGCATATCCGCTGGATGATTCGGCGAGACATGCTCGAGGTATTGCAAACGGAGCAAGCCAGTTTTGCAAGTCCCTGGACTGAGGAAGATTTCTTGCACAGTTTGCGCCAGCGAAACTGCATCGGAATGGTAGCGGAATACAACGATCGCGTTGTCGGCTTTATGATTTATGAATTACATAAGAGCCGCTTACACATTCTGAACTTTGCGGTGCATCCTGATTTCCGGCGCCATGGTATCGGAACGCAGATGGTGATGAAGCTGGCAGGAAAACTGTCCACTCATCGCCGTACGCGGATTACCTTGCTGGTGCGTGAATCGAACCTGGCCGGGCAGCAGTTCTTCCGTGCGGAAGGATTTATGGCTTGCCGTGTCATCCGTGGGCACTTCGAAGATACTTGTGAAGATGCGTACCAGATGGAATATTCTCTGGAACGCGAGGCACAGGTCGGTGGACTGTACCATCCCCACAACCGCATCGCGCAGTACGAAGAAAGTTAG
- the rfbC gene encoding dTDP-4-dehydrorhamnose 3,5-epimerase: MNRFSIEFELAPGVQVLTRKVLADDRGSFQRLFDLDDLTTLGWDRPVAQVNQTITRERGTVRGLHFQHPPFDEWKLVTCLQGEILDLIVDIRRSSVNFLSVYQVKLDGNSPRSLLIPPGFAHGFQTLSANVVLNYCHSQPYVPNAEGGLNVQDPRLAISWPLPITQLSDRDRQFPMLTSDFNGVDR; encoded by the coding sequence ATGAATCGATTTTCGATTGAATTCGAGCTGGCACCTGGCGTGCAAGTGCTTACTAGAAAAGTACTTGCAGACGACCGTGGTTCTTTTCAACGTTTGTTCGATCTGGACGACCTGACAACGTTGGGTTGGGATCGGCCGGTGGCCCAGGTGAATCAGACAATTACCAGGGAACGTGGCACCGTCCGTGGACTGCACTTTCAGCACCCACCCTTTGATGAATGGAAGCTGGTTACCTGTCTGCAAGGCGAAATTCTGGATCTGATTGTTGACATTCGTAGATCTTCGGTGAATTTTCTGAGTGTTTATCAGGTAAAACTAGACGGGAACAGCCCAAGATCGCTGTTGATTCCACCCGGGTTTGCCCATGGATTTCAAACGCTGTCCGCAAATGTGGTGCTGAATTATTGCCATTCCCAACCATACGTACCCAACGCGGAAGGTGGCCTGAATGTGCAGGATCCTCGCCTGGCAATCTCCTGGCCGTTGCCCATTACCCAGCTTTCAGATCGGGATCGCCAGTTTCCCATGCTCACCAGCGATTTTAACGGAGTAGATCGATGA
- a CDS encoding nucleotide pyrophosphohydrolase: MDDESTTIGALKIIADRFASERNWQPYHSPKNLCMALASEVGELLEPFRWATEQESYEICQHPRLREAVADEVADVVYLLMLFSLHSGIDITTALREKMVKNAVKYPAPPPEQE, translated from the coding sequence ATGGATGATGAATCAACAACCATCGGTGCGTTGAAAATCATCGCTGATCGATTTGCCTCGGAACGAAACTGGCAGCCATACCACAGCCCGAAAAATCTGTGCATGGCGCTGGCAAGTGAAGTGGGTGAATTACTGGAGCCGTTTCGCTGGGCGACTGAGCAGGAATCTTATGAGATCTGCCAGCACCCCAGGTTACGTGAGGCCGTCGCAGATGAAGTGGCCGATGTGGTCTATCTGCTGATGTTATTCAGTCTGCATTCCGGGATTGATATCACCACGGCCTTGCGTGAGAAGATGGTAAAAAACGCCGTGAAATATCCTGCTCCGCCACCAGAACAAGAATAG
- the rfbG gene encoding CDP-glucose 4,6-dehydratase: MEVTPLMASFWHGKRVLVTGHTGFKGAWLSLWLHHLGAEVHGYALPPHTTPNLFDCCNLQQVLHHHVGDILHPKHFQQVAHDCQPEIVLHLAAQALVRESYRDPLTTFNTNVMGTANVLNGLREKTSLKVVLAITTDKVYREDQSTFPYRENDPLGGHDPYSASKAAAELVIDSYREVFFAKQGVALATARAGNVIGGGDWSTDRLLPDAIRAWQSQQTLQIRRPEAIRPWQHVLEPLAGYLMLAEQLYHQPSRAGAYNFGPLPHEAATVKHVIQRGASLFQQFSTTPFNIESCVEWPTTESGPREAPWLALETAKARTQLGYIPRWDLSNGLARTVEWYCRHYAGENARTLCLEQIATFTSAEANS; encoded by the coding sequence ATGGAAGTAACCCCACTGATGGCATCATTCTGGCATGGGAAAAGGGTTCTGGTCACCGGTCATACCGGCTTCAAGGGTGCGTGGCTCAGCCTTTGGCTGCACCACCTGGGTGCGGAAGTGCACGGTTATGCTCTCCCGCCCCATACCACGCCTAACCTCTTTGATTGCTGCAACTTACAGCAAGTTCTTCATCACCACGTGGGTGACATTCTGCACCCCAAGCATTTCCAGCAGGTAGCACACGATTGCCAGCCCGAAATTGTTCTTCATCTGGCTGCACAGGCGTTGGTGCGGGAAAGTTATCGCGACCCACTGACGACGTTCAATACCAACGTGATGGGCACGGCCAACGTTCTGAACGGTTTGCGGGAAAAAACTTCCCTGAAAGTAGTATTGGCCATTACCACCGATAAAGTCTACCGCGAAGACCAATCGACATTCCCATACCGTGAAAACGACCCACTGGGTGGACATGATCCCTATAGTGCCAGCAAAGCGGCTGCGGAACTGGTGATCGACAGTTATCGCGAGGTTTTTTTCGCCAAACAAGGCGTTGCACTGGCCACCGCACGTGCAGGCAACGTAATTGGTGGGGGAGACTGGTCGACCGATCGCCTGCTTCCCGATGCCATCCGTGCCTGGCAGTCACAGCAAACATTGCAGATCCGTCGTCCCGAAGCAATTCGACCGTGGCAGCATGTGCTGGAACCTCTTGCAGGTTATCTGATGCTGGCCGAGCAACTTTACCACCAGCCCAGCCGTGCAGGTGCGTACAATTTTGGCCCACTGCCCCATGAGGCGGCAACTGTCAAGCACGTGATTCAACGAGGGGCATCCTTGTTCCAGCAATTCAGCACAACTCCATTCAATATCGAAAGTTGCGTCGAATGGCCCACTACCGAAAGTGGGCCTCGGGAAGCACCCTGGCTGGCACTGGAAACGGCCAAAGCCCGCACCCAGTTGGGCTACATCCCCCGGTGGGATCTTTCGAATGGACTGGCACGCACCGTTGAATGGTATTGTCGACATTACGCGGGGGAAAACGCACGCACACTTTGCCTGGAACAGATTGCCACATTCACCAGCGCGGAAGCCAATTCATGA
- the rpsI gene encoding 30S ribosomal protein S9, producing MKSTKTFFWGTGRRKSSVARVRVCEGTGKVLVNDRKVEDYFAELKDRNAVLGPIALLSQQNSLDVFVNVQGGGTTGQAGAICQGLARALKDMFEGKDLPNLPVPEPKAVEQTEEGAEVVPSEGTVSRTLRDSGFLTRDSRMKERKKYGRKGARRSFQFSKR from the coding sequence ATGAAATCAACTAAAACATTTTTCTGGGGCACAGGTCGTCGGAAATCGTCCGTGGCCCGCGTTCGTGTTTGTGAAGGTACCGGGAAAGTACTGGTCAACGACCGCAAGGTCGAAGATTACTTCGCAGAATTAAAGGATCGCAACGCCGTCCTTGGACCGATTGCGTTGCTGTCGCAACAGAACAGTCTGGATGTATTTGTCAACGTTCAGGGTGGTGGCACCACTGGTCAGGCCGGAGCAATCTGCCAGGGCCTGGCACGTGCTCTCAAAGATATGTTCGAAGGGAAAGATCTGCCGAATCTTCCAGTTCCAGAGCCAAAAGCAGTGGAACAAACTGAAGAAGGTGCAGAAGTTGTTCCTTCCGAAGGCACTGTTTCCCGCACATTACGGGATTCAGGCTTCCTGACTCGCGACAGCCGCATGAAAGAACGGAAAAAGTATGGCCGCAAAGGCGCTCGCCGCAGCTTCCAGTTCTCGAAACGCTAA
- a CDS encoding SNF2-related protein, which yields MIREEQIDLRRLRAQAGKFQIENLTNKRLFSDYRITNPESGGTYTVQIRGFDVGDNHCTCPDYRSNTLGTCKHIEAVLNAVAADAPEQVKSRKAAVTRPELILDYTGERLRLKMRLPGRTSDQLTHLLQKYFNEEGYWNGVHRWDEFVDAMEKVPEQITVASDAMDFLDREIELANLRQQESVWLQELAEIGDQATVRQVLNVPLYDYQAHGAIFLACRGRSILGDDMGLGKTVQTLAAIELLARYRGISKVLVVSPASVKYQWPGQIQQFTNRSHIVVDGLKEVRQNLYHAPSFYKLVNYEQILRDFEEISQWEPDVIVLDEAQRIKNWEAKTTQIVKKLKSRFAMVLSGTPLENRLEELYSIVQFVDERRFGPAFQFLEDHRQYDESGNFLGYRKLDQIREKLAPIFLRRTRQEVLGELPERIDTTRTVLLDENQQVHYDQQKSRLAQLLARISPTQIDRKRILTCLKHMRMICDSAHVMDSTITSSPKLEELRALLPDLLESDTTHHKVVLFSEFETMLQLVAGLLQELKISYAMLHGSMNGSKRKEALERFQHPDCRIFLSTDAGGVGLNLQQADTVINLELPWNPAVLAQRIARVHRLGQRQQVRVIHFITQNTIEESVKKAIDQKQELFDELFQGELDEIVMGSSSNARLFEQISQLAEIPTEATVGTTPTTVSELSPGLLLHAVGILETLAAEWQLLPLDGELRQRAETAVQKLFDQLQQ from the coding sequence ATGATACGTGAAGAACAGATTGATCTCCGGCGGTTGCGGGCGCAGGCCGGCAAGTTTCAGATTGAAAATCTGACCAACAAGCGGTTGTTTTCCGACTACCGCATCACCAACCCGGAAAGTGGTGGGACTTATACCGTTCAGATTCGTGGTTTCGACGTGGGAGATAATCACTGCACCTGCCCCGATTATCGTTCCAATACCCTGGGCACCTGCAAGCATATCGAAGCTGTATTGAATGCGGTGGCAGCAGACGCACCCGAACAGGTAAAAAGCCGGAAGGCAGCGGTCACCCGTCCGGAATTGATTCTCGATTATACAGGAGAACGTTTACGGCTGAAGATGCGCTTGCCGGGTCGCACGTCCGATCAGTTAACGCACCTGTTGCAGAAGTATTTCAATGAAGAAGGCTATTGGAACGGTGTGCACCGCTGGGATGAGTTCGTCGATGCAATGGAGAAGGTGCCGGAACAGATTACCGTGGCCAGCGATGCGATGGATTTTCTGGATCGCGAAATTGAACTGGCGAATTTACGGCAACAGGAAAGCGTGTGGCTGCAGGAACTGGCGGAGATAGGCGATCAGGCCACCGTGAGACAGGTGTTGAATGTGCCTTTGTATGACTATCAGGCCCACGGTGCGATTTTTCTTGCCTGTCGTGGGCGGTCAATTCTAGGCGACGATATGGGCCTGGGAAAAACCGTTCAGACACTGGCAGCAATCGAACTCCTGGCACGTTACCGAGGTATTTCTAAAGTGCTGGTGGTGTCGCCAGCAAGTGTCAAGTATCAGTGGCCTGGGCAGATTCAGCAGTTCACCAATCGTTCCCACATTGTGGTGGATGGCTTGAAAGAAGTGCGTCAGAATCTCTACCACGCACCTAGTTTTTACAAGCTGGTGAATTACGAACAAATCCTGCGGGATTTCGAAGAGATATCCCAGTGGGAGCCCGATGTGATTGTGCTGGATGAGGCACAGCGGATCAAAAACTGGGAGGCGAAAACCACCCAGATCGTGAAAAAATTGAAAAGCCGGTTTGCAATGGTGCTCAGTGGCACGCCATTGGAAAATCGGCTGGAAGAATTGTACAGCATTGTGCAATTTGTGGATGAACGCCGCTTCGGCCCGGCCTTTCAGTTTCTGGAAGATCATCGCCAGTACGATGAATCAGGTAATTTCCTTGGCTATCGGAAGCTGGATCAGATTCGCGAAAAACTAGCGCCGATCTTTCTGCGTCGTACCCGCCAGGAAGTACTGGGGGAGTTGCCAGAGCGGATCGATACCACTCGCACTGTCTTGTTGGATGAGAACCAGCAGGTGCATTACGATCAGCAAAAATCCCGCCTGGCACAATTGCTGGCACGAATTTCCCCCACACAGATTGATCGGAAGCGGATTCTGACCTGCCTGAAACATATGCGGATGATCTGCGACAGTGCCCACGTGATGGATTCGACAATTACTTCGTCTCCAAAACTTGAAGAACTGCGGGCACTGCTGCCTGATCTGCTGGAATCGGACACTACCCACCATAAGGTGGTGCTGTTCAGCGAGTTTGAAACGATGCTGCAACTGGTCGCGGGACTATTGCAGGAATTAAAGATTTCTTATGCGATGCTGCACGGCAGCATGAATGGCAGTAAGCGGAAGGAAGCACTGGAACGGTTTCAGCACCCCGATTGCCGGATTTTTCTCAGTACTGATGCTGGCGGTGTGGGTCTGAACTTACAGCAGGCAGATACGGTGATTAATCTGGAACTACCCTGGAATCCCGCAGTGCTGGCCCAGCGGATTGCACGCGTGCACCGCCTGGGGCAACGCCAGCAGGTGCGGGTGATCCACTTTATTACCCAGAACACGATTGAAGAATCGGTCAAAAAAGCAATTGATCAGAAGCAGGAATTGTTTGATGAACTGTTCCAGGGTGAGCTGGACGAGATTGTGATGGGCAGTTCCAGTAATGCGAGACTTTTTGAACAGATCAGCCAGTTAGCAGAGATTCCAACGGAAGCTACGGTGGGCACAACACCAACCACCGTATCGGAATTATCGCCCGGGCTGCTGTTACATGCGGTGGGCATTCTGGAAACGCTGGCGGCAGAATGGCAACTGCTCCCACTGGATGGAGAATTGCGGCAACGTGCGGAAACTGCGGTGCAGAAACTGTTCGATCAGTTGCAGCAGTAA
- the rfbF gene encoding glucose-1-phosphate cytidylyltransferase, whose amino-acid sequence MKVVILAGGFGTRLSEETDLRPKPMVSIGGRPILWHIMKMYSSHGLHDFVICCGYKGYVIKEYFANYFLHMSDVTFDMTNNSMEVHERHAEPWRVTLVDTGENTLTGGRIKRVAPYLQGESAFCLTYGDGVSDVNIRAAIDFHQQHGKWATVTAVQPPGRYGALTLTNKQVTGFTEKPRGDGGLINGGFFVLSPQCLDLIENDQSSWEGKPLAQLATMNQLMAFEHLGFWQAMDTLRDKNHLESLWNAGQAPWKTWK is encoded by the coding sequence ATGAAAGTGGTCATCCTGGCGGGTGGGTTTGGCACCCGATTATCCGAAGAGACTGATTTGCGGCCAAAACCGATGGTTTCCATCGGAGGGCGGCCCATTCTCTGGCACATAATGAAGATGTACTCATCTCATGGCCTGCACGACTTTGTCATCTGCTGTGGGTACAAAGGATATGTCATTAAGGAATATTTCGCCAACTATTTCCTGCATATGTCCGATGTTACCTTCGATATGACCAACAATTCCATGGAAGTGCACGAACGCCATGCCGAACCGTGGCGTGTCACGCTGGTAGATACGGGCGAAAACACCCTGACGGGTGGGCGAATCAAACGCGTAGCCCCCTACCTGCAGGGCGAATCGGCCTTCTGCCTTACCTACGGCGATGGCGTCAGCGATGTTAACATCCGTGCCGCAATCGATTTTCACCAGCAACATGGCAAGTGGGCCACCGTAACTGCGGTGCAGCCACCCGGCCGGTATGGTGCCTTAACCCTTACCAACAAACAAGTTACGGGATTTACCGAAAAGCCACGTGGGGATGGTGGCCTGATTAATGGTGGCTTCTTTGTTCTCTCCCCACAGTGCCTCGATCTGATCGAAAACGACCAGAGCAGTTGGGAAGGGAAACCACTGGCCCAACTGGCAACGATGAATCAACTGATGGCTTTCGAACATTTGGGTTTCTGGCAGGCGATGGACACCCTGCGCGATAAAAATCATCTGGAATCGCTCTGGAATGCGGGTCAGGCACCCTGGAAAACATGGAAGTAA
- the rplM gene encoding 50S ribosomal protein L13, producing the protein MRNKSFMGSRQTVTPDWWHIDATDLVVGRLAVQIANILRGKHKPTFTPHADTGDFIVVTNVEKIKFTGRKWEQKSYQTFTGYTNGLRIIPAIEMRDRKPEEILFQAVKRMVPRGKLGRAQLSKLKIFAGDSHPHQSQQPKELKLSL; encoded by the coding sequence ATGCGTAATAAAAGCTTTATGGGTAGCCGACAGACGGTCACCCCCGATTGGTGGCACATTGACGCCACAGACCTGGTGGTAGGCCGACTGGCGGTCCAGATTGCCAACATTCTGCGTGGTAAGCACAAGCCCACGTTTACACCCCATGCGGACACCGGAGACTTCATCGTTGTTACCAACGTAGAAAAGATCAAGTTCACCGGCCGCAAGTGGGAGCAGAAGTCTTACCAGACATTTACCGGTTATACCAACGGTCTGCGGATTATCCCAGCCATCGAAATGCGGGATCGGAAACCAGAAGAAATTCTGTTTCAAGCCGTTAAACGGATGGTCCCACGTGGTAAACTGGGTCGTGCACAGCTATCGAAACTGAAAATTTTTGCTGGTGACAGCCATCCCCACCAAAGTCAGCAGCCCAAAGAACTGAAACTTTCTCTGTAA
- the csrA gene encoding carbon storage regulator CsrA, with product MLVLSRKKNESVVINNNVVVTIVEVRGDKVRLGIVAPRDVSVHRQEIYNAIYDVKLTDDAKATKPITATAQEDGESN from the coding sequence ATGTTAGTGCTCAGTCGAAAGAAAAACGAAAGTGTCGTCATTAACAACAATGTTGTGGTGACCATTGTGGAAGTCCGTGGCGATAAGGTGCGTCTGGGGATTGTTGCCCCACGAGATGTTTCGGTGCACCGGCAGGAAATTTACAATGCGATCTACGATGTCAAACTGACTGATGACGCAAAGGCTACCAAGCCGATCACTGCCACCGCACAGGAAGATGGGGAAAGCAACTAA